One region of Carassius gibelio isolate Cgi1373 ecotype wild population from Czech Republic chromosome A1, carGib1.2-hapl.c, whole genome shotgun sequence genomic DNA includes:
- the LOC128019614 gene encoding E3 ubiquitin-protein ligase pellino homolog 1 isoform X1 produces MLSPEQDLLSSSKPIKYGELIILGYNGSLPNGERDRRRSRFALFKRPKANGVKPSTVHSTCSPQTAKAISNKNQHSVSYTLSRAQTVVVEYTHDSTTDMFQIGRSTESPIDFVVMETLPGSHSKSDTLSSQSTISRFACRIVCQRAPPYTARIYAAGFDSSKSIFLGEKAAKWWCADSQMDGLTTNGILVMRPRHGFTCESKPSAWREISVCGNVFTLRETRSAQKPGKLVETESHELVDGTLIDLCGATLLWRSAEGLSCTPTPKHLEVLRRELNAARPQCPVGLHTLAFPSLDRSFTGSTHDDQPWAYLHCGHVHGYHAWRGRRRLTKEGSTEEDEEELEQEPLCEGERECPLCRTRSLYVPLKLGRESGFCLDSAPPTHAFNPCGHVCSERTAAFWSKLVLPHGAHGFFPACPFCMRPLARHRKCVRLIFQGLLD; encoded by the exons ATGTTGTCTCCTGAACAGGACCTACTGAGCTCTTCTAAACCCATCAAATACGGAGAGCTCATCATCCTTGG CTACAATGGTTCCCTACCGAATGGAGAACGGGACAGAAGAAGGAGTCGTTTCGCTCTGTTTAAGAGACCCAAAGCCAATGGAGTCAAACCCAGCACCGTCCACAGCACATGCAGTCCACAGACCGCCAAG GCCATCAGCAACAAAAACCAGCACAGCGTGTCGTATACTCTGTCCAGGGCGCAGACGGTAGTCGTAGAGTACACGCACGACAGCACCACCGACATGTTTCAG ATCGGCCGGTCCACTGAAAGCCCCATTGATTTCGTGGTGATGGAAACGCTGCCTGGTTCTCACAGCAAAAGCGACACGCTGTCGTCTCAGAGCACTATATCGCGATTCGCGTGTCGGATCGTGTGTCAGAGAGCGCCGCCCTACACCGCACGCATCTACGCCGCCGGCTTCGACTCGTCCAAAAGCATCTTCCTGGGG GAGAAAGCGGCGAAATGGTGGTGTGCTGACAGCCAGATGGACGGCCTGACCACCAACGGTATATTAGTGATGCGACCGCGGCACGGCTTCACCTGCGAGTCCAAACCGAGCGCCTGGAGAGAGATCTCAGTCTGTGGAAACGTCTTCACGCTCCGAGAGACCCGCTCCGCTCAGAAACCCGGCAAACTG gttGAGACTGAGTCTCACGAGCTGGTGGACGGCACTTTAATCGATCTGTGCGGCGCGACTCTGCTGTGGCGCTCGGCGGAGGGTCTGTCCTGCACGCCGACCCCCAAACACCTGGAGGTGCTGCGGCGGGAGCTGAACGCGGCTCGGCCGCAGTGTCCCGTGGGCCTCCACACCCTTGCCTTCCCCAGCCTGGACCGCTCCTTCACCGGCTCCACCCACGACGACCAGCCCTGGGCCTACCTGCACTGCGGACACGTGCACGGATACCACGCCTGGAGGGGCCGGCGCCGGCTCACCAAAGAGGGCTCCACcgaggaagatgaagaggagctggagcaggagccgcTGTGTGAGGGGGAGCGCGAGTGTCCGCTGTGCCGCACGCGCAGCCTGTACGTGCCACTGAAGCTGGGCCGAGAGTCTGGCTTCTGTCTGGACAGCGCTCCTCCCACACACGCGTTCAACCCCTGCGGACATGTGTGTTCAGAGCGGACCGCCGCCTTCTGGAGCAAACTGGTGCTGCCTCACGGAGCTCACGGCTTCTTCCCCGCCTGTCCCTTCTGCATGCGGCCGCTCGCTCGCCACAGGAAGTGTGTCAGGCTGATCTTTCAGGGGCTGCTggactga
- the LOC128019614 gene encoding E3 ubiquitin-protein ligase pellino homolog 1 isoform X2 → MVPYRMENGTEEGVVSLCLRDPKPMESNPAPSTAHAVHRPPRASAQAECLNAISNKNQHSVSYTLSRAQTVVVEYTHDSTTDMFQIGRSTESPIDFVVMETLPGSHSKSDTLSSQSTISRFACRIVCQRAPPYTARIYAAGFDSSKSIFLGEKAAKWWCADSQMDGLTTNGILVMRPRHGFTCESKPSAWREISVCGNVFTLRETRSAQKPGKLVETESHELVDGTLIDLCGATLLWRSAEGLSCTPTPKHLEVLRRELNAARPQCPVGLHTLAFPSLDRSFTGSTHDDQPWAYLHCGHVHGYHAWRGRRRLTKEGSTEEDEEELEQEPLCEGERECPLCRTRSLYVPLKLGRESGFCLDSAPPTHAFNPCGHVCSERTAAFWSKLVLPHGAHGFFPACPFCMRPLARHRKCVRLIFQGLLD, encoded by the exons ATGGTTCCCTACCGAATGGAGAACGGGACAGAAGAAGGAGTCGTTTCGCTCTGTTTAAGAGACCCAAAGCCAATGGAGTCAAACCCAGCACCGTCCACAGCACATGCAGTCCACAGACCGCCAAG GGCTTCTGCACAAGCCGAGTGTTTAAAT GCCATCAGCAACAAAAACCAGCACAGCGTGTCGTATACTCTGTCCAGGGCGCAGACGGTAGTCGTAGAGTACACGCACGACAGCACCACCGACATGTTTCAG ATCGGCCGGTCCACTGAAAGCCCCATTGATTTCGTGGTGATGGAAACGCTGCCTGGTTCTCACAGCAAAAGCGACACGCTGTCGTCTCAGAGCACTATATCGCGATTCGCGTGTCGGATCGTGTGTCAGAGAGCGCCGCCCTACACCGCACGCATCTACGCCGCCGGCTTCGACTCGTCCAAAAGCATCTTCCTGGGG GAGAAAGCGGCGAAATGGTGGTGTGCTGACAGCCAGATGGACGGCCTGACCACCAACGGTATATTAGTGATGCGACCGCGGCACGGCTTCACCTGCGAGTCCAAACCGAGCGCCTGGAGAGAGATCTCAGTCTGTGGAAACGTCTTCACGCTCCGAGAGACCCGCTCCGCTCAGAAACCCGGCAAACTG gttGAGACTGAGTCTCACGAGCTGGTGGACGGCACTTTAATCGATCTGTGCGGCGCGACTCTGCTGTGGCGCTCGGCGGAGGGTCTGTCCTGCACGCCGACCCCCAAACACCTGGAGGTGCTGCGGCGGGAGCTGAACGCGGCTCGGCCGCAGTGTCCCGTGGGCCTCCACACCCTTGCCTTCCCCAGCCTGGACCGCTCCTTCACCGGCTCCACCCACGACGACCAGCCCTGGGCCTACCTGCACTGCGGACACGTGCACGGATACCACGCCTGGAGGGGCCGGCGCCGGCTCACCAAAGAGGGCTCCACcgaggaagatgaagaggagctggagcaggagccgcTGTGTGAGGGGGAGCGCGAGTGTCCGCTGTGCCGCACGCGCAGCCTGTACGTGCCACTGAAGCTGGGCCGAGAGTCTGGCTTCTGTCTGGACAGCGCTCCTCCCACACACGCGTTCAACCCCTGCGGACATGTGTGTTCAGAGCGGACCGCCGCCTTCTGGAGCAAACTGGTGCTGCCTCACGGAGCTCACGGCTTCTTCCCCGCCTGTCCCTTCTGCATGCGGCCGCTCGCTCGCCACAGGAAGTGTGTCAGGCTGATCTTTCAGGGGCTGCTggactga